A genome region from Bifidobacterium coryneforme includes the following:
- the galT gene encoding galactose-1-phosphate uridylyltransferase produces the protein MKSEQFVPRRYAPGAYASEHIRITPTRLADGRRFFYMDDDPEYVSGKKTRRLDDPRDLPDRFAPHLDAHGEEIPFQPPQMRRDPLTGDWIPMATSRMNRPITAGSKAKAQGNPLAARKPGDPYQDGEIPDVDYDVVVFENRFPSMMQVPGNTSADGPDRFVDGNPLWPVREASGHCEVVCFDPDEHALPASLPVSRLRTVVEAWAFRTAEISAMDGIEQIFPFENHGQEIGVSLAHPHGQIYCYPFIAPRMEQELRQCHDYHERTGGNLLGDILRGEIRAGERVVFRNATWVAYVPAAARWPLEVHMAPVRDGILTLDQLDDEERWGLAQMYSTLLKRGNAFFDKGDGQGMDLPYIAAWHQAPLHDGRRETYRLNLQFFSFRRAVDKIKYLAGSESGMAAWVSDTTPELIARRFRQLGPVDIGE, from the coding sequence ATGAAGTCTGAACAGTTTGTTCCCCGGCGCTATGCGCCCGGAGCCTATGCATCCGAGCACATCCGCATCACCCCGACAAGACTGGCCGACGGCCGGCGGTTCTTCTATATGGATGACGATCCGGAGTATGTCTCCGGGAAGAAGACCAGGCGGCTGGATGATCCCCGGGACCTGCCCGACAGGTTCGCCCCGCACCTGGATGCTCACGGTGAAGAGATCCCCTTCCAGCCTCCGCAGATGCGCCGTGACCCCCTGACCGGCGATTGGATCCCGATGGCCACGTCCAGGATGAACCGGCCCATCACCGCAGGCTCCAAGGCCAAGGCGCAGGGTAATCCCCTGGCGGCCCGGAAGCCGGGAGACCCCTATCAGGATGGGGAGATTCCCGATGTGGATTACGATGTGGTGGTTTTCGAGAACCGCTTCCCTTCGATGATGCAGGTGCCAGGCAACACCTCTGCCGACGGCCCGGATCGGTTTGTCGATGGGAACCCGCTCTGGCCCGTACGTGAGGCCTCCGGCCACTGTGAAGTGGTCTGTTTCGACCCGGATGAGCATGCCCTCCCAGCCAGCCTGCCGGTGAGCCGCCTGAGAACGGTTGTGGAAGCCTGGGCCTTCCGCACCGCCGAGATTTCGGCCATGGATGGCATCGAGCAGATATTCCCCTTCGAAAACCACGGTCAGGAAATCGGCGTCTCCCTGGCCCACCCCCATGGGCAGATCTACTGCTATCCCTTCATCGCGCCGAGGATGGAACAGGAGTTGCGGCAGTGCCATGACTACCATGAGCGCACCGGCGGGAACCTCCTGGGCGACATCCTTCGGGGAGAGATCCGGGCCGGTGAACGGGTGGTCTTCCGCAATGCCACCTGGGTGGCCTATGTGCCCGCCGCGGCCCGGTGGCCCCTGGAGGTCCACATGGCCCCTGTGCGCGACGGAATCCTGACCCTGGACCAGCTTGATGACGAGGAGCGCTGGGGGCTGGCGCAGATGTACTCCACCCTCCTGAAGCGCGGCAACGCCTTCTTCGACAAGGGTGACGGGCAGGGGATGGATCTTCCCTACATTGCGGCGTGGCATCAGGCGCCCCTGCATGACGGGCGGCGTGAGACCTATCGCCTGAACCTGCAGTTCTTCTCCTTTCGCAGGGCTGTGGACAAAATCAAGTATCTTGCCGGTTCCGAATCCGGTATGGCCGCCTGGGTCTCCGATACCACCCCCGAGCTGATCGCCCGGCGTTTCCGCCAGCTCGGCCCGGTGGACATAGGGGAGTAG
- a CDS encoding DeoR/GlpR family DNA-binding transcription regulator, with amino-acid sequence MCDNVRMISSQRQHLILNRLRTRGAVRITALSKELGVSAMTIRRDIADLADKGLLKRVHGGAVTTSSLLAEPLFSVKSQMDMGLKDTIARRAIDYVSPGDVIAIGGGTTAYVFAQHLLESRRCAGVTILTNSIPVAELVQAMESKDVEVIVTGGVITRSNSLVGPIADKVVSSLRVNTVFLGTHSVSIPRGFLMPNSLEAATDMALMDIADRTIILTDHTKWSCTSLSLFAGFDQVDTVITDDELDRHSAEATRGLVKELVLVPTTQADRGPHPEGLPDTPALE; translated from the coding sequence GTGTGCGATAATGTGCGAATGATATCGTCGCAGCGCCAACATTTGATTCTGAACCGGCTACGTACCCGTGGTGCCGTTCGCATCACGGCCCTGTCCAAGGAGCTGGGTGTCTCGGCCATGACCATACGGCGGGACATTGCGGATCTGGCCGATAAGGGCCTGCTCAAGAGGGTCCATGGTGGTGCAGTGACAACCAGCTCCCTTTTGGCGGAGCCCCTCTTTTCGGTCAAGTCCCAGATGGACATGGGGCTCAAGGACACCATCGCCCGCAGGGCCATCGACTATGTTTCCCCCGGCGATGTGATTGCCATCGGGGGAGGGACCACCGCCTACGTCTTCGCCCAGCACCTCCTGGAGAGCAGGCGTTGTGCCGGGGTCACCATCCTGACGAATTCCATCCCGGTGGCCGAACTGGTCCAGGCCATGGAGAGCAAGGACGTCGAGGTCATCGTCACGGGCGGGGTCATCACCCGATCCAATTCCCTGGTCGGCCCCATCGCCGATAAGGTCGTTTCCTCCCTGAGGGTCAATACGGTCTTCCTGGGTACCCACTCGGTATCCATACCCCGCGGCTTCCTGATGCCCAATTCCCTGGAGGCGGCCACGGACATGGCCTTGATGGACATCGCCGACCGGACCATCATTCTGACGGACCACACCAAGTGGAGTTGCACATCCCTTTCCCTCTTCGCCGGGTTCGATCAGGTCGATACGGTCATCACGGACGATGAGCTGGACCGGCACTCGGCCGAGGCCACCAGGGGGTTGGTCAAGGAACTCGTCCTGGTTCCCACGACCCAGGCCGATCGTGGCCCTCACCCCGAGGGGCTGCCGGATACCCCTGCTCTGGAGTGA